Part of the Candidatus Krumholzibacteriia bacterium genome, GAGCTGCTGGAACGGTTGATCGCGCGGCAGCGCGGCTAGAGCCTGCGTTCGTCCGGCTCGTTGGCGCGCGCGTGTGCTCCGCGGCGCATGTGCTCGACCCGGTTCTCGATCCATTCGAGGACGTTCAGCACCAGGAACGTCACCACCGAAAGTGCGATTGCGGCGGTGTACTGCCCGAACCCGATGGCCGCACCGATGCCCGCCAGCACCCAGATCACCGACGCGGTGGTGAGCCCCACCACGTGCCCGCCGCGGGTGAGGATCACACCCGCACCGAGGAAACCCACCCCGGTCACCATCTGGCCCAGCACACGCGTCGCGTCCACACGCTCGGTGGTGAGGTCGGCACCGAGACGGATGAACACGTGCGTACCCAGGCAGATGAGAACGGCGGTGCGGACGTCGAGCGGCTTGCCG contains:
- a CDS encoding MgtC/SapB family protein — encoded protein: GKPLDVRTAVLICLGTHVFIRLGADLTTERVDATRVLGQMVTGVGFLGAGVILTRGGHVVGLTTASVIWVLAGIGAAIGFGQYTAAIALSVVTFLVLNVLEWIENRVEHMRRGAHARANEPDERRL